GAAAGGCCTTGACATTTCTGCCCAGGATCTAACAAAGAGAAAGAGCTGGGGCAGAGCTGAGCCATGTTTCAGAGCCGGCAGGAGCCGAGAACTGGTCTAGCAGACCAGGAGCCTAGAGCTGGTACTAGATGATTTCCTTCCAAAGCatcaggagaaaggaggagggtggGAACACTGACCCTTATGAGGAATTTGAGTGCGATTTCCTTCCTTGAAGCCGTAACTGTTCATCACAGGGCATACTCTAAGACTAAAAGAGAGAGGGGCTTTGCCACAGGGCTCACACGCCCTGTCTCCTGCGAGAAGACTGCTCTGCACACAGCTGGTGCCTACTCAGTGCAGACTGGGTGAACGGGAACCGGGTCCCAGCCAGTCTCACATTTCATCATGGTCCTCACGAGTGAAGGATGTAAATGGCAAACACACGTCCCAGCACAGAGGTGATGCCAAGACACAGGCAGGCATTCCAACAGCACAGACTCTCTCAGAAGATGAAGCCAAATTTCCTGAGGGTTTGAGgagagacagtgtgtgtgtgtgtgtgtgtgtgtctgtgtgtgtgtgtgtgtgtgtttaggaaaGTCTTCAGAGATTTAAAAAGGAAGGCAAATCCATCAATCAGCTCTACACTTGATTTCCTGACAGTTTGCCAAGGACCACAGGACACATCTGAAAGTTACTTATCTGGGGAGAGACTGAGCCAGATGACTGAGTCTCTTTGGTCAGTGACAAGTGTATCATATCCCTGCAGGCCCCTATCAGTTCTGTCGGATGCGTAATCACATCCAGGTGAACAGCTCTGTTCTggccttttgttctttctttttttaaagagataatacCCTAGGATACAGAAAAAACAAGTGAATCAGAAGTCCCTTGAAAATTCTACTCACAATGAATAAGAACATAAAGGACAAGTGAACTCTCTAGCTAAATTGGCACAAATTCTGTCAGATCTCAAAAATGAACTGGTTTTAGAGCCATGGAGGCGTTTGTCCATCCACCTGACTGTCTTCCTTCCATCCAGCCACCATCCATCCTTCGTCCATCCAGGAAGCATTAATTTGGTGTCTAATCTGTGCTCAGCATTGTGCTTGGCACCAGGGACAGATCGGGGAGGAAAGCACGGCCCCTCCTCTCTCGGACCTTAACACATAAAGGGGATGACGGCAATTCAAGAAACGAAGAGTACCACGTGGGGTACCTGGGAGTAGAGGCAGGAGACTTTGAACGTGTCTAAAGCTCTGGCCCCAAGTTCAGCCACCACGTTCAGGCCACTTGAATCCTGAACCTCTTGTGTGACTCTAGCTGTCAAAAAGACAGCAGAAGAGAGGTCCTCTCTGACCTAGGGGCCCAAGATGATGAAAGATCCTGCTGTTTCTGCCCGGAATCTAACAAAGAGGAAGAGCTGGGGCAGAGCTGAGTCAGCAGCATTTCAGAGCTGGAAGGAGTCTAGAACTGACCTGGTCCAACAATCCCACTTTGCAGAGGTGCAGACAGAGTCCAGGAACAGGAAAAATGACCGGCCGCAAGGCACAGAGCTGGCCGCTGGCCCAAGCAGGGCTAGATACTTGTCACACCACAAGACTACCACAGAACTCACCAAACTCTGCTTTAAGTAAATATCAGcacagtgattttattttttgttctttttaaaatcttggagCAAGCAAAATTAGGAGACCAAACTGAGGCTTTCCTTTTTCATTCATTATCTTAGTCTCTGTTTCCTGGCCCGAGAATACATATTTTCAGCTCTTTCATAAGAACATGTGATTTTCCCAGAGGCATATGGTATAGGAGTCACAATGAAATGTAAGTCAGACTTGAGATTTGGGGAGTTTGGACCCCCAAGTTTGCAAAAAACTAGCTAACAGCCAAATCATACTGGAGGTGACTCCCAGTGACTTAATTTCtttgagttaaaaagaaaaaaaagagtaagtcaGGACTTAGGCACATAAGCCTGTCCCCTTGGACAGGAGAGTCTTAAGTTAAAAAGTCATCTTTCAAAGGGCTGATTACAATTCCTCTTAGTAGCTAATAGATTTATTTAATTTGGAGATTGCAAATATAACAGAtctaggaaaattaaaaaatagatcacTATCTAAGGTAAACAATTTAAGCAAAATGTGACTCAATTTCTCTTTTAGAAGGCATCAATGGATAAACGCCTTCTAAGCTGAatccaataaaaagaattatgtcagacaaataacaagtctagagatctaagGTAGAGCATGTGCACTGTAGTTATTAATCCTATTAATCCTGTATTGCATGCTGGAAATTTTCCAGGACAGTATATTTCAGGTGCTTTTACCACACACAtacccccctccccacacacaaaggtaactgtgaaaaaaaaatggctatgttaatttgctttactgtagtaatcatttcactgtCTCTATTTCCATCAAAACATCACAGTATGCTGTACATCTTaaattatacaataaaaaataaattttaaaaagagtaaatatgtatgtttacttataaaatattcttgtgaatatttaaaacaaactATTATTAATCAACCTCACTTTGAATGCCCAAAGGCATTAGGTTGACAGGGGCTAGGCTTTTTAAACAGCAATTAGTTATAGGCGATGTGTCAGAGCTAAGTCTATTTCAGGAGAAGCTGCCTCCATCTTATATGGTCCCAGTGGCCAGGGATTACAAAAGCCCCAAGCAGCAAATCGATGACTAACCAGTTAACTGCATTTATAATTCCCCATCCAAACTTATCAGATCAGTACATCAGGAAAAGAAGTCAATATCCCTGcttaatttcttaaaaacaaagaaatggcaACTTCTCAAGAAAGCCATCAGCTGTCCTTAAGTCTCCATAGAATTAGAAAGTCAACATTTCTGCTTTATAGTAACTGTTCAAGTGATGTGAACATTTTATGTAGTGGTAAGAGTGACAGCCAGGTGGAGAAGTGGAGGCTCAAAAGAAGTCTGCTGCCACCATGCAAATGTTCTGGAGGTGAAGCAGAGCTGGGCTAGGCCTGGAGCCTGAGCCAGGACCCCAGGGAGGGTGTTAGCCCTGCCAGAGTGACACAGAAGCCTTACCGATAATAATTGTATTCATCTTGCTCTGCTCCTTTGCAGAGCTGGCCTGCAGTCCTTGATGGATCTGGTGTGCGGCCAGGTCAAAGAGGTCCAGATAATCTTCCACGGGATAGCGGTCTCGCAGCCCATCTCTTAGGCGGACGATTCCTATGAGAACCAAGAAGCAGGAGATACTGAGGACAAAGTTGCTACTGCTGGAGCGATGGCCTCCCAGACAGCAACCAAAGAGAGATGGAAAGGCCTAAAGGGCCTGGCTACAGCAGCAAGAGGCTCAGCCCAGGTAAGCTTCAGAAAGGGCcgctggggatgggggtgggggtctaTGCGGCCTGGGTACCCACTTCAATCCATGCATGCTTCAAGGGCTGGAAGATACCACCACTAAGCTAGACAGTGGCAGATTAAAGGCTGGAACACCTATTCAAGAGCTAGAAACATGTCTGCTTGGAGGGACAAAGTCTGGGGCTGGTTAACTTGTGCACAGGTGGGACTCTTCAGCGGCTGGGCAGCGATGACACCCAGGATGCATGTGTTGTGTCAAACAGGGAGAGAAGACCAAGGGCAGCCCACAGGAGAGAGGAGGGCAGTATCCTATAAACTCCATGATGCCTTCCTCATGGGGCCCAGCCAGCACCTGCCTGatgttctctctcctcccctgtTCAATCAAATACCCTGCCCTTTGTCCAAACAATAAGGGGAACAGATCATACTCTAGACAGGCATGGATTCTGACATCGGCCACATACAGCTTAAATTCACCCCCtgcctgaaaaataaataaatttcacttgcaaacatttaaaaatccacCTCCCAACAACACAACTCCTGAAgtcaatggaaattggaaagagaATATCCGTGGCCAAAGCAACAAGAGGTTCAAGGTGACATTGAAGAATAGATTCCAGAGGCCCGCCTctgttcttcctcctttcctgccAGTAGGAAGCTGGTTTTCATTAAGGGGAAATCACTGTGAGCCTCGGGGGAGCACCCTACAGCAAGGGAGTGTGTTCAGACACGTCCAGCAAATGCATAGGGATGTGAAACCCTGGCTCCTACAGCGGCCGCTGCTAAAccacaaaagaaacatttacactTTAGCTCACTGTAGGACGAACATCAAAAGGATGAAAGCAAACGTTTGTCAGGAAACACATTAAGAGTTGGTCTAGGGAAAACTTTAAAGATTCCCTTCTAGTCAACCTGAGTCCATTACTGGAAAACACCCTCGTGGCCTGCCAGGACTCTGGTTGACAATAGGCACGTATCACCCCTCAGCTCCAGTGACCAAACCTCTCCTCTCACAAGGAAAAGGTTACAGAGAGGAAACAGTGATCTGAGGACCGCAGGGTGCATGGGGCTAAGCTGGAGCAGAGAGGGATGGGCAGCGGTCACGGTAAGCCTGCGGCAAAGGGCTGAGAGCAAGGCCTCCAGAATGATCTCCATGTGGTTATCATATGGAACCCATAAGGCAGACGGGGCAGGTCAGAGAAGCTGAGGCCTGAAGCAACTCAGTCTCCCCCACGTGCAGTGACTGCAGCTGGAACAGCACATAGCTGGGAACAGCACAGAGCAGAGGAACAGCACGGAGCAGAGGAACAGCACAGAGCAGGGGAACAGCACAGAGCAGAGGAACAACAGCACAGAGCAGAGGAACAGTACAGAGGAGCAAGCAGCACAGAGCAGAAGAACATCACAGAGCTAGGAACAGCACAGAGCGGAGGAACAGCACAGACCAGGGAGCAGCACAGAGCCGAGGAACAGCACAGAGCAGGGGAACAGCACAGAGCAGGGGAACAGCACAGAGCAGGGAACAGCACAGAGCAGGGAACAGCAGACAGCTGAGAACAGCACAGAGCAGGGAACGGCACAGAGCAGAGGAACGGCACAGAGCAGAGGAACGGCACAGAGCAGGAAACAGCACAGAGCTTGGGAGCGGCACAGAGCAGGGAACAGCACACAGTTGGGAGCCAAGAGCCCGGATCACGCCCTTCTTGCTGGCTTTTACTGGCCACTGGCACTTACCTGTCATGTGCCCAGGCTTTCGGAACAAGAAGAGCTGCCAGTTCTGACTCGTCCCCGTGTCCTGCACACAGCTGGCAATCAATGCTCACTGCATGGCTGGGAACCGGGTTCCAGACCCTGCTGGGTCTTTGCCTGGGAACAGCCTCCTAACAAGGGAATTGTGCAATCTCTTTCTGCCGCCCTCGCCCCCCAACCCCAGCGCTAACGTTGTGGGAGGAATGAACGAATGAAGGAACGAGACCAGACAGGAGCCCTGGGACCCGGCACTCACCAAACCGCTTCCGGGTCCACCAGTGTGGCTCCTTGATGGCGGAGAACTTGACCTCAGGGTGCAGCCGCAGGCGGTCATAGAGGTCTGTGGTCCCGCACTTGGGCTGCCCTATGATGTAGAAGTGAGGCAGGCAGCGCAGGCGGAAGTGCTTCCCGTGCGCGTGCGCCAGGTGGCCCCAGAAGGCCTTGCGCAGTGCGTCGAAGGTGGAGCGGAAGCGCTTGGAGTAGAGCACGTAGGAGTTGGTGAGGTAGGGGTCGGTGGTGTTCCGCCCCGAGAACTCCTCGTACCAACAGGGGCTCTTACTGTTTGGAAGGAATTTGTTGGGGATGACTGAAAACATCTGCAAGGAAACAGAGGAGAGACACAGAGGAGGGGAAAATGAGCAGACACAATCTAACCGCAATGGGAACATGCCCTGAGACTGACGACCGTGTTCAAATTTGAACTAATATTTGACAATGATTAACAAATAAAGCAAAGCTTGGTAGACGGTCAATGACTGTGCTTTCCTCACCCCCGtgcccccgcaaaaaaaaaaaaaaaagaaacttggagagaataaagataaaagtttaattaaaatccATTCTACCATAATTTACCTTTCTGACACTTAcacaacacacacgcacacacggtAATTAAACAGAATCTTTTTACTAGTTGTATATTTAAATTGCCGTTAGAGATTAAAATGTAgaatagaagcagaaaatcaaatttaACGCAACTTTAAAATCCCAAATGATGGTGATCTATCTGCAAAAACAACTTTTAACTACCACGACCACATGTCAAGCAAGAAGTCCTGGAACACAATAATGAGAGCCAGCGGCCCTTGAACATGCCTAGCCCAGCGTTCAGGACAGCAGATTCCCTTCCTGGCATTCCATAGCGTAAGCAAACAGCACTGTCTCAGTGCATTCAAATCCATAAGGCTGTCAAATGATCCTTGCTACATCGAAGACATTTTTTAGTCATTTTCCTTCTGTGTTCCCAAAGATGGTGATAGAAAGAAAAGCACTCATTTCTAAAAATCAACCAATCAGTCAAGATTAGCACAAAGCTACTCACATGCAACTCCTGCTTCTTAAGGTCTTCTAAGTCTGGGAGCTGTCTGGTCGTGAACTCAATCCTAGTTGTGATGCTGTTGATAATTAATTTAATGCTTGGATAGTCCTTCacatatgaaatattatttacaGAGGATTGGTGGTGATGCTCTTTTGTGTCACTTGGGTTTTCGCTGTCCATCAAGCTGGGGTTGCTGGGGAAGCCTCCGTAATGGAAAGGTGATGAGATCAGAAGCTCTTGGTGGGCCCCAGAAAGGATGTAAGAAGCCATTACCAAGGTCATTATTATCAG
This genomic stretch from Pongo pygmaeus isolate AG05252 chromosome 8, NHGRI_mPonPyg2-v2.0_pri, whole genome shotgun sequence harbors:
- the CHST15 gene encoding carbohydrate sulfotransferase 15 isoform X2; this encodes MRHCINCCIQLLPDGAHKQQVNCQGGPHHGHQACPTCKGENKILFRVDSKQMNLLAVLEVRTEGNENWGGFLRFKKGKRCSLVFGLIIMTLVMASYILSGAHQELLISSPFHYGGFPSNPSLMDSENPSDTKEHHHQSSVNNISYVKDYPSIKLIINSITTRIEFTTRQLPDLEDLKKQELHMFSVIPNKFLPNSKSPCWYEEFSGRNTTDPYLTNSYVLYSKRFRSTFDALRKAFWGHLAHAHGKHFRLRCLPHFYIIGQPKCGTTDLYDRLRLHPEVKFSAIKEPHWWTRKRFGIVRLRDGLRDRYPVEDYLDLFDLAAHQIHQGLQASSAKEQSKMNTIIIGEASASTMWDNNAWTFFYDNSTDGEPPFLTQDFIHAFQPNAKLIVMLRDPVERLYSDYLYFASSNKSADDFHEKVTEALQLFENCMLDYSLRACVYNNTLNNAMPVRLQVGLYAVYLLDWLSVFDKQQFLILRLEDHASNVKYTMHKVFQFLNLDFL